A genome region from Thalassotalea euphylliae includes the following:
- the wecB gene encoding non-hydrolyzing UDP-N-acetylglucosamine 2-epimerase, producing MKIGIIVGTRPEIIKMAPVIRECQKRSIPFFIIHSNQHYSEEMDSIFFDELELPAPNYNLGVGSGLHSNQTGNILIKMEPILVEEKPDIVLVQGDTNTVLAGALAASKLNIKVGHIEAGLRSYDRMMPEETNRILTDHMSEFLFAVGPNQEQILDKEGISADKIHTVGNTVSDSLFQHLEIAADKSQILDDLSLTENDYFLVTAHRASNVDIPAHLKELLVLFERLHEKYEQPIVWPIHPRTQAKLTEFGITIPSYLKLSPPIGYLDFIQLQQNAQLILTDSGGIQEEACLLGVPCITLRENTERPESIEVGANVLVGRDADKALAAADKWLNTEGSVSWANPFGDGHVAKRIVDICLGDKATASNEQAEIVRNGESITVVGMGYMGLPIACLLAQAGYQVTGVDLNEDKVAAINSATCPFDEVGLPELLDKVVSQGLLKASTQVVNSDTYLVAVPTPHKGNACDRSYVFSAVDAIAKVASNGQTVIIESTISPQTSLAAADRFKSAGLSVDLVHCPERAIPGQTLHELVNNDRIIGATSSQAQQKVKDIYQSFVKGEVFLTDLTTAECVKLVENTSRDVGIGFANELAEICQELNVDVYEVIKLANRHPRVNVLNPGPGVGGHCIPIDPWFLVENTKSGELVRKARAINDARPALVAQQAIERLQPGQTKIGILGVAYKADVDDCRETPAEPILHCFNQASIEVKYHDPYVSEWLCERETELSQLDSWADVLILVTDHSDYRELQVDSYLINTRS from the coding sequence ACTTCCAGCCCCAAACTACAATTTAGGTGTCGGTTCTGGGCTTCATAGTAACCAAACGGGTAATATTTTGATCAAAATGGAGCCTATTTTGGTTGAAGAAAAGCCAGATATAGTGCTTGTTCAAGGGGACACGAATACGGTTCTTGCTGGCGCACTTGCTGCGTCAAAGCTCAATATCAAAGTAGGCCATATTGAGGCTGGCTTGAGAAGCTATGACCGTATGATGCCAGAAGAAACAAACCGTATTCTTACCGATCACATGAGTGAGTTCTTATTTGCTGTTGGGCCAAATCAAGAACAAATCCTTGATAAAGAGGGTATCTCAGCAGACAAGATTCACACGGTTGGCAATACAGTTTCTGATTCACTATTTCAGCACCTAGAAATTGCTGCTGACAAAAGCCAAATCCTAGACGACCTTAGTTTAACTGAAAATGATTACTTCTTAGTGACGGCGCACCGAGCGTCTAATGTCGATATTCCCGCTCACTTAAAAGAACTGCTGGTTTTATTTGAACGTTTACATGAGAAGTATGAGCAACCAATCGTGTGGCCAATTCACCCTCGTACTCAAGCGAAACTAACAGAATTTGGCATAACGATTCCTAGCTATCTTAAGTTAAGCCCACCAATTGGTTATCTCGATTTTATTCAGCTTCAGCAAAATGCTCAGCTTATTTTGACTGACTCAGGCGGTATTCAAGAAGAAGCATGTTTACTGGGTGTTCCTTGTATTACACTGAGAGAAAATACGGAACGCCCAGAGTCAATTGAAGTCGGTGCTAATGTTTTAGTTGGCCGTGATGCTGATAAAGCGCTTGCTGCGGCAGATAAGTGGTTAAATACTGAGGGTAGTGTCAGCTGGGCAAATCCATTTGGTGACGGCCATGTTGCTAAGCGCATTGTTGATATTTGCTTAGGAGATAAGGCAACAGCAAGTAACGAACAAGCAGAAATTGTTCGTAATGGAGAGTCGATAACCGTCGTTGGCATGGGGTATATGGGCTTACCTATTGCTTGTTTACTAGCGCAAGCGGGTTATCAAGTGACAGGTGTGGATCTAAATGAAGATAAAGTGGCAGCTATTAATAGTGCAACTTGCCCATTTGATGAAGTTGGTTTACCTGAATTATTAGATAAAGTTGTTAGCCAAGGCTTGTTAAAGGCATCAACCCAAGTGGTCAACAGTGATACTTATTTAGTTGCTGTTCCTACTCCACATAAAGGAAATGCGTGCGATCGTTCATATGTATTTAGTGCCGTTGATGCAATTGCGAAAGTCGCAAGCAATGGCCAAACGGTTATTATCGAATCGACGATCTCGCCGCAAACTAGCTTAGCAGCAGCAGACAGGTTTAAATCTGCTGGTTTATCTGTTGATCTTGTTCATTGTCCAGAGCGTGCAATACCTGGGCAAACATTGCATGAACTGGTCAATAATGACCGCATTATTGGCGCGACTAGCAGCCAAGCTCAGCAAAAAGTTAAGGATATTTACCAGAGCTTTGTCAAAGGTGAAGTCTTCTTGACCGATTTGACCACGGCAGAGTGTGTGAAATTGGTGGAAAACACCTCACGAGATGTCGGTATTGGCTTCGCGAACGAGTTGGCGGAGATATGCCAGGAGTTAAATGTCGATGTTTACGAAGTTATCAAATTAGCGAACCGTCACCCAAGAGTTAATGTGCTTAACCCTGGCCCAGGTGTTGGTGGTCATTGTATTCCAATTGATCCTTGGTTCTTAGTAGAAAATACGAAGTCTGGTGAGCTCGTGCGCAAAGCTCGAGCTATCAATGACGCAAGACCAGCATTAGTCGCTCAGCAAGCCATTGAGAGGCTCCAACCTGGACAGACTAAGATAGGTATACTTGGTGTTGCATATAAGGCAGACGTTGATGATTGTCGTGAAACACCCGCGGAACCTATTCTGCATTGCTTTAATCAAGCAAGTATAGAAGTGAAATATCATGACCCTTATGTATCAGAATGGCTATGTGAGCGTGAAACAGAACTTTCACAACTCGATAGTTGGGCAGATGTCTTAATTCTTGTGACAGATCATTCTGACTACCGAGAGTTGCAAGTTGACTCGTATTTAATCAATACTAGATCTTAA
- the prsT gene encoding XrtA/PEP-CTERM system TPR-repeat protein PrsT, translated as MNKRTIIALAVAGVLAAGCSEQENAASYLEQAKAAKQNLQPSNAIIALKNAIKLEPNNGEARFLLGQLYLSQGNAINATKELERAQKAKFDASLVSPLIARSYYLVEDFEAVSALPQSSLTPDALLTTHFYKLLTFIRQGNLEQATSVLQEMQQANEAHGYTALANAFIHYEQQNLAQAEQEALGALSKVPGQPEAILLLGNIAAASENYVLASENFLKYLELQPHQRVVELLVANAFLKAEKFEQAEKYADRMLKGLPNQPLANYVKAMVRVQDQDYELALHHAEKAINNNLNQANLRLVAGVSAFYLNKYEQVMLYIKPLVKYLPEDHFARKMLVVSQVELGIIEDVAATLGSVDENAVTGADFYSALSFKLLQAGAQQEAKAIIEAVNIDENSPQQLLKDGMLKLMVNDEKALASLERAVELDPELVKAELAIAYMALNADDFAKAESIANKWQKAYPDKPDGLNLSAAVALKQGKSKVGKALLEQAMSVEPNVYALLQLAQLSLIEQNQVKALELLQQAKSIAPDNIRVLRALLQLDETDKTLNEIKTKINQSADNTNLILVYAEALFRKEQVEDALTQLNTITPNIQTPKFFWQLKVTGYRYSQNSSLVKTTLNEWRKVNPYHLEPYIYLAEVYVLEKDFDGALRTIESGLIKQPESLPLKLIKAEVLINARKAREARDLLAELEEDIANRQIRHGLYGRLALLERDFTNAESHLSQFYKIQPNARNALLLAGALSGAKQKPQAIAILKSHLAEHAYDSRVGSLLGSLMLESGLPTDALSVYQQMADKEPGNVIALNNTAWLFMEQGQLEQALNYAEKAVAIAPEVASVIDTYAQVLLRLGDSDEALANSSLAYKNSKGKDVDIKLNYIEALIINERIARAIQLLEETNVETAEQSQKKSRIESMIK; from the coding sequence ATGAATAAACGTACAATTATTGCCCTAGCGGTTGCAGGGGTATTAGCAGCAGGTTGCAGCGAACAGGAGAATGCGGCTAGTTACCTTGAACAAGCTAAAGCTGCCAAGCAAAACCTGCAACCGAGTAACGCAATAATTGCTTTAAAGAATGCGATTAAACTTGAGCCTAATAATGGCGAGGCGCGTTTTCTTCTTGGCCAACTTTATTTGAGTCAGGGCAACGCAATCAATGCGACCAAAGAACTTGAACGTGCACAAAAGGCCAAGTTTGACGCTAGTTTAGTTAGCCCTCTCATCGCGAGAAGCTATTACTTAGTTGAAGATTTTGAAGCGGTTTCAGCATTACCTCAGTCGTCACTGACCCCTGACGCCTTATTAACCACCCATTTTTATAAATTACTAACCTTTATTCGACAGGGTAACTTAGAGCAAGCAACTTCAGTCCTGCAAGAAATGCAGCAGGCCAATGAAGCACATGGCTACACCGCTCTGGCCAATGCATTTATCCATTACGAACAGCAAAACTTAGCGCAAGCAGAGCAAGAAGCGCTAGGGGCATTATCAAAAGTACCTGGTCAGCCAGAGGCCATCTTACTGCTTGGTAACATTGCTGCAGCTAGCGAAAATTACGTACTCGCGAGTGAGAACTTTCTTAAATATTTAGAACTTCAGCCACATCAGCGAGTAGTAGAGTTACTCGTTGCTAATGCATTTTTAAAGGCCGAAAAGTTTGAGCAAGCCGAGAAATATGCCGATCGCATGTTAAAAGGGTTACCTAACCAGCCACTGGCAAATTATGTTAAAGCCATGGTTAGGGTACAAGATCAAGACTACGAATTAGCACTGCACCATGCTGAAAAGGCAATTAATAACAACTTAAACCAAGCTAATTTAAGACTAGTAGCAGGTGTTAGCGCTTTTTATCTAAATAAATATGAACAAGTGATGCTTTACATAAAGCCGTTAGTCAAATATCTCCCTGAAGATCATTTTGCTCGGAAAATGCTGGTAGTGAGTCAAGTTGAGCTCGGTATTATTGAAGATGTAGCGGCAACCCTTGGTAGCGTTGATGAAAATGCAGTAACTGGTGCAGATTTTTATTCAGCCTTAAGCTTTAAATTACTGCAAGCCGGCGCGCAACAAGAAGCCAAAGCGATTATTGAAGCAGTAAATATTGACGAGAACTCGCCACAGCAGCTGCTTAAAGATGGCATGCTAAAGCTAATGGTAAATGATGAAAAAGCACTTGCTTCATTAGAGCGTGCCGTTGAGCTTGACCCAGAGTTAGTCAAAGCTGAATTAGCTATTGCTTACATGGCGCTGAATGCAGATGACTTCGCCAAAGCAGAGAGTATCGCTAACAAGTGGCAAAAAGCTTATCCTGACAAACCGGATGGGTTGAATCTGTCTGCTGCTGTCGCCTTAAAACAAGGCAAAAGCAAAGTAGGTAAAGCGCTTCTAGAACAAGCAATGTCAGTTGAGCCTAATGTTTATGCTCTATTGCAACTAGCTCAACTTTCGTTAATTGAACAAAATCAAGTAAAAGCACTGGAGTTGCTGCAACAAGCAAAATCGATTGCGCCAGATAATATCAGAGTACTTCGAGCACTACTTCAATTAGACGAAACAGACAAAACGCTCAATGAAATAAAAACAAAAATAAACCAAAGTGCAGACAACACTAATTTAATTCTTGTCTATGCAGAAGCCTTATTTAGAAAAGAGCAGGTCGAAGACGCACTAACCCAGCTAAACACGATTACCCCAAATATTCAGACTCCCAAGTTTTTTTGGCAGCTGAAAGTTACTGGCTATCGTTATAGTCAAAACAGTAGTTTAGTAAAAACAACGTTAAATGAATGGCGAAAAGTCAACCCGTATCACCTAGAACCATATATATATTTAGCTGAAGTGTATGTATTGGAAAAAGACTTTGACGGTGCGCTTCGCACAATTGAAAGCGGCTTAATAAAACAGCCAGAAAGCTTACCGTTGAAGTTAATTAAGGCGGAAGTGCTGATCAATGCGCGAAAGGCTAGAGAGGCTCGCGATTTACTTGCTGAGCTGGAGGAAGATATTGCCAATCGTCAAATCAGGCATGGTTTATACGGTCGACTGGCGCTACTAGAGCGCGATTTTACAAACGCTGAATCACATTTATCTCAATTTTATAAAATTCAACCGAACGCCAGAAATGCACTGTTGTTAGCTGGCGCGCTTTCGGGGGCGAAGCAAAAGCCGCAGGCAATTGCTATATTAAAGTCACATCTAGCTGAACATGCTTATGACTCGCGTGTTGGCTCATTACTCGGTAGCTTAATGTTAGAATCGGGCTTACCGACAGATGCGTTAAGTGTTTACCAGCAAATGGCAGACAAAGAACCGGGCAATGTTATCGCACTTAACAACACCGCATGGCTTTTTATGGAACAAGGGCAGCTAGAGCAAGCCCTTAACTATGCAGAAAAAGCAGTCGCTATTGCACCAGAAGTGGCAAGTGTTATCGATACTTACGCTCAAGTCTTGCTTAGATTGGGGGATAGCGACGAAGCACTTGCTAATTCGAGCTTAGCTTACAAAAACTCTAAAGGTAAAGATGTAGATATAAAGCTAAATTATATCGAGGCATTGATTATAAATGAACGAATCGCAAGAGCTATTCAGCTATTAGAGGAAACAAATGTTGAAACAGCAGAGCAAAGTCAAAAAAAATCACGAATTGAATCTATGATTAAATAA
- a CDS encoding FAD-binding oxidoreductase codes for MVSDKKVVNQPVSGNAGSFWQSIQEFCQINECSASCQQDDVAYYGDVTTGYTSKILGIFWPTTTKHVQFIVRLANEYGIPLYPISAGKNWGYSDAMPSKSHMVLIDLSKMNKIVEVDEENKLAIIEPGVTQRQLSDRLKNTSLFMDCTGAPEFTSIVGNILERGFGHTLTGNRQFNSCSFEVVLGNGEILRTGHLAYESSGAHGVRNCHTKPTTGPIVDGLFSQSNFGIVTKLCFWLMPRPESILPYIVIFNSHEDFLNAIEPLSALKQAGVARSVMHVGNDMRAISSSIAYNLIQPNADELLTRNQISESLANLGIGPWAMSGALYGSKKMVSAYKSELKRALNSACHCKIHFLPECLVKNAMFVANGLLPIFSSLNKLLPLQFVVNELAKLKANLISASALIDMHSGTPTNYFLKGCYHKHSSGFPTDFGPSIDIAKDGCGLIWMSPTAPTSKRHISEVLELLRDAYESEGFHLYATLSFIDDRSTAIICNPVFDVTNEEETRRAIECSKAAMVRCIRNGFPPYRVANVHWKAWHDELSQQHKNVLTALKQVFDPNGVLANGRYGIELD; via the coding sequence ATGGTTTCAGACAAGAAAGTAGTAAATCAACCTGTCTCAGGTAATGCAGGATCTTTTTGGCAATCTATTCAAGAGTTCTGCCAAATAAACGAATGCTCTGCCTCATGCCAGCAAGATGATGTTGCTTATTATGGCGATGTTACTACAGGTTATACGTCAAAAATTCTAGGAATTTTTTGGCCAACAACCACTAAGCATGTTCAGTTTATTGTTCGCTTAGCTAATGAATATGGAATACCTTTGTACCCTATAAGTGCTGGAAAAAATTGGGGTTACTCTGATGCTATGCCATCCAAGTCACACATGGTTTTGATTGACTTATCAAAAATGAACAAAATCGTTGAAGTCGATGAGGAGAACAAGCTAGCGATAATTGAACCAGGAGTCACCCAACGTCAATTAAGTGATAGACTCAAAAATACGAGTTTATTTATGGATTGTACAGGGGCTCCAGAATTTACCAGTATCGTTGGCAATATTTTAGAGCGAGGATTTGGCCACACTTTGACAGGAAACAGGCAGTTTAACTCATGTTCTTTCGAAGTCGTCCTCGGTAATGGTGAGATATTGCGAACTGGCCATTTAGCATATGAAAGCTCAGGCGCGCATGGCGTCAGAAATTGTCATACAAAACCAACTACAGGGCCAATTGTTGATGGATTATTCTCTCAATCAAACTTCGGTATTGTGACAAAGCTCTGCTTTTGGCTGATGCCAAGACCTGAGTCAATACTTCCATATATTGTTATATTTAATAGCCATGAAGATTTTCTAAATGCTATAGAGCCTCTCTCTGCCTTAAAGCAGGCTGGCGTTGCCCGCAGTGTGATGCATGTTGGCAATGATATGAGAGCGATCTCGTCAAGTATTGCTTATAACCTAATTCAACCAAACGCCGACGAACTATTAACTAGAAATCAAATTAGCGAATCGTTAGCCAACTTAGGAATAGGCCCATGGGCTATGTCTGGGGCACTATACGGTAGCAAGAAAATGGTGAGTGCATACAAGAGTGAGTTAAAACGTGCACTTAACAGCGCCTGTCATTGTAAAATTCACTTTTTGCCAGAATGCTTGGTTAAGAATGCAATGTTCGTTGCTAATGGGTTACTTCCTATTTTTAGTAGCCTGAACAAGCTTTTACCATTGCAATTTGTCGTCAACGAGCTTGCTAAGCTTAAAGCTAATTTAATCTCAGCAAGTGCGTTAATTGATATGCACTCAGGAACCCCAACCAATTACTTTCTGAAAGGGTGTTATCACAAGCACAGTAGTGGTTTTCCAACTGATTTTGGGCCGTCTATTGATATCGCTAAAGATGGCTGTGGTCTTATTTGGATGTCACCGACAGCCCCCACGTCTAAGCGACACATAAGTGAAGTTCTTGAATTATTGAGAGATGCATATGAATCTGAAGGGTTTCATTTATATGCAACACTGAGTTTTATCGATGACCGATCCACAGCGATTATCTGTAACCCTGTGTTTGATGTTACCAATGAAGAGGAAACTCGAAGAGCAATAGAATGCAGTAAAGCGGCAATGGTGCGGTGCATTAGGAATGGCTTTCCACCTTACCGGGTTGCCAATGTACATTGGAAGGCTTGGCACGACGAGCTTAGTCAACAACACAAGAATGTATTAACTGCACTGAAGCAGGTGTTTGACCCAAATGGTGTTCTAGCAAATGGCCGCTATGGTATAGAACTAGATTAA